A single region of the Rhodoligotrophos defluvii genome encodes:
- a CDS encoding winged helix-turn-helix transcriptional regulator, whose product MKEGTFELPGNCRLTSSYDVLQWDVREGCEVRQILDRIADKWSLLVIALLDQRTLRFAELRRSIDGISKRMLTTTLRQLERDGIVERTVYPTVPPKVEYNLTPLGASLHQTVQALVVWTETNQVKIAEARERYEARQREGE is encoded by the coding sequence ATGAAAGAAGGCACTTTCGAATTACCAGGTAACTGCAGACTCACCTCCAGCTATGACGTCCTTCAGTGGGACGTTCGCGAGGGCTGCGAAGTGCGGCAGATCCTCGATAGGATCGCCGACAAATGGTCATTGCTGGTGATCGCGCTGCTCGATCAGCGCACTCTGAGATTCGCCGAGTTGCGGCGCAGTATCGACGGCATCAGCAAGCGCATGTTGACGACGACATTGCGCCAACTTGAACGGGACGGGATTGTGGAAAGGACGGTCTACCCCACGGTGCCCCCTAAGGTGGAATATAATCTCACACCTCTCGGCGCCTCGTTGCACCAAACCGTGCAGGCGCTCGTCGTATGGACAGAAACCAATCAGGTGAAGATTGCTGAAGCCCGCGAACGCTACGAAGCAAGACAGCGCGAAGGTGAGTAG
- a CDS encoding MFS transporter — translation MTSTVSRSSVPDPVNMSLREKGALLILCGAIFLEGLDIAMLNVALPHIRADLALSTTTLSAVVSSYVIGYAGFMLLGGRICDLYGRRRVFLAALGVFLALSGLGGLATEGWMLLAARFITGLAAAFMTPAGLSLITTNFPEGPRRNKAVLIYAGAASAGYSLGLVVGGVLTAISWRWVFFAPAIIAALILLLAVKFIVDDHRTAAHRKFDLLGATVMTAAMLSAAFGIARLEHPEALLSALAACAVSAALWIVFIVVQRNTSEPLIRLGIFKSGALVRANLAMLLLGGSFFGFQFVITLYLQELLQWTPLQTGLAMIVVSIDAILAPTLTPVLVNRFGHVRVIIAGLVLAMVAYGLFLRLDLDWTYAAMFPTMLILGLAFALAYGPLTIMATNRVVENEQGLASSLVNTAFQFGAGLGLSAVGALAVLGLGGGSGSEARLEALRIALLVPVAAAAVAAFVMWTTSKAPTNAR, via the coding sequence ATGACATCCACAGTGTCGCGATCGTCGGTACCCGATCCCGTAAACATGAGCCTCCGAGAGAAGGGCGCCCTCCTCATCTTATGCGGGGCGATTTTTCTAGAGGGGCTCGACATTGCGATGCTCAACGTAGCATTGCCGCACATTCGGGCAGATCTCGCTCTCTCCACGACGACGCTGAGCGCCGTGGTCAGTTCCTACGTGATCGGCTACGCCGGCTTCATGCTCCTCGGCGGACGCATTTGCGATCTCTACGGCCGGCGCCGCGTTTTCCTCGCTGCGCTCGGTGTGTTCCTCGCTCTTTCCGGACTGGGAGGGCTGGCCACCGAAGGCTGGATGCTGCTGGCAGCCCGTTTCATCACCGGCCTCGCAGCCGCTTTCATGACCCCCGCCGGTCTGTCGCTGATCACCACCAATTTTCCAGAGGGACCGCGGCGCAACAAGGCGGTGCTTATCTATGCCGGTGCAGCATCGGCGGGCTACTCCCTAGGCTTGGTTGTCGGCGGTGTATTGACCGCGATCAGTTGGCGCTGGGTATTCTTCGCGCCCGCCATCATCGCGGCTTTGATACTTCTGCTCGCTGTGAAGTTCATCGTTGATGACCACCGCACCGCCGCGCATCGCAAGTTCGATCTCTTGGGCGCAACAGTGATGACGGCAGCTATGCTTTCCGCCGCCTTTGGTATCGCTCGCCTCGAGCACCCCGAGGCGCTTCTATCGGCACTTGCAGCATGTGCCGTGAGCGCCGCTCTGTGGATTGTCTTCATAGTGGTCCAACGGAACACAAGCGAGCCTTTGATCCGACTGGGCATTTTCAAATCGGGGGCGCTCGTTCGCGCCAACTTGGCAATGTTGCTCCTCGGCGGATCGTTCTTCGGCTTTCAATTCGTGATCACACTCTATCTGCAGGAGCTGCTGCAGTGGACTCCACTGCAAACCGGGCTTGCCATGATCGTCGTGAGCATCGACGCAATCCTAGCGCCCACGCTCACGCCCGTTTTAGTGAACCGCTTCGGCCATGTCCGGGTGATCATAGCAGGGCTCGTCCTCGCCATGGTCGCTTATGGCCTGTTTCTACGCCTTGATCTGGATTGGACCTATGCCGCGATGTTTCCAACCATGCTCATCTTGGGACTGGCGTTTGCTCTCGCCTATGGGCCGCTGACGATCATGGCCACCAACCGTGTTGTCGAGAATGAACAAGGCCTGGCGAGCAGCCTCGTCAACACGGCCTTCCAGTTCGGAGCCGGGCTCGGGCTTTCGGCGGTCGGCGCGCTTGCCGTCCTCGGTCTCGGTGGCGGCAGCGGCTCTGAAGCGCGCCTTGAGGCCTTACGCATCGCGCTGCTTGTGCCTGTCGCCGCAGCGGCAGTTGCTGCCTTCGTGATGTGGACGACCTCGAAAGCTCCGACAAATGCGAGATAG
- a CDS encoding 4-carboxy-4-hydroxy-2-oxoadipate aldolase/oxaloacetate decarboxylase, whose amino-acid sequence MRSVVYTQIERCPQSLLSAIADYSVADLHEALGAIEGRIRLMSPRMRPIAPGQRAVGQAITSYNYPGDNLMIHAALNIARRGDMLVLVNGGVPQGALWGDVAGTFATEKGIAGVVADGPVRDTGALREMGCKVWSTIISPAHPEKRGPGAVNIPVVCDGVRIEPGDIIVADDDGVLSIPIRLAAETVEKARSRAESEVAIRAQLKTGASLFEILQMQNNLDAAGVQVVDATWRDETGS is encoded by the coding sequence ATGAGGTCAGTCGTCTACACGCAGATCGAGCGCTGCCCGCAATCGCTTCTCAGCGCAATCGCCGATTATTCGGTCGCCGACCTTCATGAGGCGTTGGGCGCAATTGAGGGCAGGATCCGCCTGATGAGCCCGCGCATGCGGCCTATCGCGCCGGGGCAGCGTGCGGTCGGCCAGGCGATCACGTCCTACAACTATCCAGGCGACAATCTGATGATCCATGCCGCTCTGAACATCGCTCGGCGGGGCGACATGCTCGTCCTCGTGAACGGCGGCGTTCCGCAGGGCGCCCTCTGGGGCGATGTGGCCGGAACATTCGCCACGGAAAAGGGCATTGCGGGCGTTGTTGCCGACGGCCCGGTGCGCGACACCGGCGCGCTTCGCGAGATGGGCTGCAAAGTGTGGTCGACCATCATTTCCCCCGCCCATCCGGAGAAGCGGGGACCTGGCGCGGTCAACATACCGGTCGTTTGCGATGGCGTTCGGATCGAGCCGGGCGATATCATCGTCGCCGACGACGACGGCGTCCTTTCGATCCCGATCCGTCTCGCGGCGGAAACGGTCGAGAAGGCAAGAAGCCGTGCCGAGAGCGAAGTGGCGATCCGCGCCCAACTGAAGACCGGCGCGTCCCTTTTCGAGATCCTGCAGATGCAAAACAATCTCGACGCGGCGGGCGTGCAGGTGGTGGATGCAACTTGGCGCGACGAGACCGGATCCTGA
- a CDS encoding flavin reductase, with translation MTRTPVEGGHPREEGAGFRRALGEFATGVTVITTTVGGVAYGLTSNSFASVSLDPPLVLWSIRRESQSFAAFESCSHFAVNVLAHDQIAVSQRFARSGPDKFAEMAVSAGAGGAPLLRDVVASFECKRVQTYEGGDHLILLGEVEKFRRYDRPPLIFAKGRYAVMADHPEIAGLAAEDGSRRGKSGGEVLSNLLIRAYSTIAAELERRRRESGLGLSLMQARLLRAVSTNRDSTLEALLPELFLDFNASSNVLGSLVALGLVTVDDESKVSLTEKGERCVEQIVRHARANEAMLLQDITEDELAMMTSVLNRIVARRNQRTAA, from the coding sequence ATGACGAGGACTCCGGTGGAAGGCGGTCATCCGCGCGAAGAGGGAGCAGGCTTCCGTCGCGCTCTGGGAGAATTCGCCACGGGCGTGACGGTGATCACGACGACGGTCGGAGGCGTCGCCTACGGTCTGACGTCGAATTCGTTCGCATCGGTCTCTCTTGATCCGCCTCTCGTCCTGTGGTCGATCAGGCGGGAAAGCCAGAGCTTCGCAGCCTTCGAATCCTGCAGTCATTTCGCCGTGAACGTCTTGGCGCATGACCAGATCGCGGTTTCGCAGCGTTTTGCGCGATCGGGGCCGGACAAGTTCGCGGAGATGGCGGTTTCGGCCGGCGCAGGCGGCGCGCCCTTGCTGAGGGACGTGGTGGCCTCGTTCGAGTGCAAGCGGGTTCAGACCTACGAGGGGGGCGACCATCTCATATTGCTGGGCGAGGTCGAGAAATTCCGCCGCTACGACCGGCCGCCGCTGATCTTCGCCAAGGGGCGCTATGCGGTCATGGCCGACCATCCGGAGATCGCGGGCTTGGCCGCTGAGGACGGCTCGCGCCGCGGAAAGAGTGGCGGTGAGGTTCTTTCGAACCTTCTGATCCGCGCCTACAGCACCATCGCTGCAGAACTGGAAAGGCGGAGGCGGGAGTCGGGCCTCGGCCTAAGCTTGATGCAAGCCCGGCTCCTACGCGCGGTCTCGACCAATCGCGACAGCACGCTCGAGGCGCTTTTGCCGGAGCTTTTTCTCGACTTCAATGCGAGCTCCAATGTGCTGGGATCGCTTGTGGCACTTGGCCTGGTGACTGTGGACGACGAGAGCAAGGTCAGCCTGACCGAGAAGGGAGAGAGGTGCGTCGAGCAGATCGTGCGTCACGCGCGGGCCAATGAAGCGATGCTGCTTCAGGATATCACAGAGGACGAGCTGGCCATGATGACGTCCGTTCTCAACCGTATCGTCGCCCGTCGCAATCAGCGGACCGCTGCATAG